One Qiania dongpingensis genomic window carries:
- a CDS encoding iron-sulfur cluster assembly scaffold protein, with protein sequence MIYSHEVEKMCTVAQGVAHGAAPIPEEAKWVKAKDVSDISGLTHGVGWCAPQQGACKLTLNVKEGIIQEALVETIGCSGMTHSAAMASEILPGRTVLEALNTDLVCDAINTAMRELFLQIVYGRSQSAFSEDGLPIGAGLEDLGKGLRSQVGTMYGTLKKGPRYLEMAEGYVTGIALDADDQIIGYQFVSLGKMTDFIKKGDDPNTAWEKAKGQYGRVADAVKIIDPREE encoded by the coding sequence ATGATTTATTCACATGAAGTAGAGAAGATGTGTACAGTAGCACAGGGCGTTGCCCATGGCGCTGCCCCTATCCCCGAGGAGGCAAAATGGGTAAAGGCAAAGGATGTTTCTGATATTTCCGGCCTGACTCATGGTGTGGGCTGGTGTGCACCTCAGCAGGGAGCCTGCAAGCTTACCCTGAATGTAAAAGAAGGAATCATCCAGGAAGCTCTGGTAGAGACCATTGGATGTTCCGGTATGACTCATTCCGCCGCCATGGCTTCTGAGATTCTGCCCGGCCGGACCGTTCTGGAAGCGCTGAATACGGATTTGGTGTGTGATGCCATCAATACTGCTATGAGAGAATTATTCCTCCAGATCGTATACGGAAGAAGCCAGAGTGCATTCTCCGAAGACGGTCTGCCCATAGGCGCAGGCTTAGAGGATCTGGGCAAGGGCCTCCGTTCCCAGGTGGGCACGATGTACGGTACCCTGAAAAAGGGCCCCCGTTATCTGGAAATGGCAGAAGGTTATGTTACAGGTATTGCCCTGGATGCGGATGACCAGATCATCGGTTATCAGTTCGTAAGCCTTGGCAAAATGACCGACTTCATCAAAAAGGGTGATGACCCCAATACCGCATGGGAAAAAGCAAAGGGCCAGTACGGCAGAGTTGCGGATGCAGTGAAGATCATCGACCCCAGAGAAGAGTAA
- a CDS encoding GGGtGRT protein → MALFESYERREKQILAVLKEYGINSIEEAAEVTKAAGLDVYKMVENIQPICFENAKWAYTVGAAIAIKKGCRRAADAAAAIGEGLQSFCIPGSVADQRKVGLGHGNLGKMLLEEDTECFCFLAGHESFAAAEGAIGIAEKANKVRKNPLRVILNGLGKDAAQVISRINGFTYVETEMDYYTGEVKELWRKSYSEGLRAKVNCYGANDVTEGVAIMWKEGVDVSITGNSTNPTRFQHPVAGTYKKECVEKGKKYFSVASGGGTGRTLHPDNMAAGPASYGMTDTMGRMHSDAQFAGSSSVPAHVEMMGLIGAGNNPMVGMTVAVAVAIEESAKAGKF, encoded by the coding sequence ATGGCTTTATTTGAATCATATGAAAGAAGAGAAAAACAGATTCTTGCTGTGTTAAAGGAATATGGAATCAATTCCATCGAAGAAGCCGCAGAGGTGACGAAGGCCGCCGGCTTAGATGTATATAAAATGGTAGAAAACATTCAGCCCATCTGCTTTGAGAACGCAAAATGGGCGTATACCGTGGGCGCCGCCATCGCCATCAAGAAAGGCTGCAGGAGAGCGGCTGACGCGGCTGCGGCCATCGGTGAGGGTCTTCAGTCCTTCTGTATCCCCGGATCCGTTGCTGACCAGCGTAAAGTAGGCCTTGGTCACGGCAACCTGGGCAAGATGCTTCTGGAGGAGGATACAGAGTGCTTCTGTTTCCTGGCTGGACATGAGTCTTTTGCAGCGGCAGAGGGCGCCATCGGTATCGCGGAGAAAGCGAATAAGGTTCGTAAGAACCCTCTGCGTGTCATCCTGAACGGCCTTGGAAAAGACGCAGCACAGGTCATTTCCAGAATCAACGGCTTTACCTATGTGGAAACCGAGATGGATTATTATACAGGCGAAGTGAAGGAGCTGTGGAGAAAATCCTATTCCGAGGGCCTGAGAGCGAAAGTAAACTGCTACGGTGCGAATGATGTCACCGAAGGCGTTGCTATCATGTGGAAAGAGGGCGTGGATGTATCCATTACCGGGAATTCCACCAATCCCACCAGATTCCAGCATCCTGTTGCAGGTACATACAAGAAGGAATGTGTGGAGAAGGGCAAGAAATACTTCTCCGTAGCTTCCGGCGGCGGGACAGGCCGTACCCTGCATCCCGACAACATGGCTGCAGGCCCTGCATCTTATGGTATGACAGATACCATGGGCCGTATGCATTCTGACGCACAGTTTGCAGGCTCCTCTTCTGTACCCGCTCATGTGGAAATGATGGGCCTGATCGGCGCGGGGAATAATCCCATGGTCGGTATGACCGTTGCCGTTGCCGTTGCGATTGAGGAGAGCGCTAAAGCAGGTAAGTTTTAA
- a CDS encoding type II toxin-antitoxin system HicA family toxin gives MATLEKLIHSIMSGVQDKNIKFADLQKILDIMGFQCRAKGDHFIYWKEGVDEIINIQPDGNKAKPYQIKQIRNIILKYQMEVK, from the coding sequence TTGGCAACATTAGAAAAACTAATTCATTCTATTATGAGCGGAGTGCAGGATAAAAACATAAAATTTGCTGATTTGCAGAAAATACTTGATATAATGGGTTTTCAGTGTAGAGCGAAAGGAGACCACTTTATATATTGGAAAGAGGGCGTCGATGAGATTATTAACATACAACCAGATGGAAATAAGGCAAAACCATATCAAATAAAGCAAATAAGGAACATAATATTAAAGTATCAGATGGAGGTGAAGTAG
- a CDS encoding type II toxin-antitoxin system HicB family antitoxin yields the protein MHKYERIIYWSDIDDKFIVEVPELSGCMADGNTAEEALKNVEIVISEWIETAKEIGREIPKAKGKLMFA from the coding sequence ATGCATAAATATGAAAGAATTATATATTGGTCTGATATAGACGATAAATTTATTGTAGAAGTTCCTGAACTTTCTGGCTGTATGGCAGACGGAAATACAGCAGAGGAAGCTTTAAAAAATGTTGAGATAGTTATTTCGGAGTGGATTGAAACCGCCAAAGAGATTGGTCGTGAAATACCAAAAGCTAAAGGTAAATTAATGTTTGCATAA
- a CDS encoding putative bifunctional diguanylate cyclase/phosphodiesterase, whose protein sequence is MKKKKEFLIYTAMWIIAILVLLIPLCQNIGDARIINYSGIVRGATQKLVKEELNGIPDDDLILRLDHIIYSLQTGKGEYDLSRTSNKDYQQRLGELKSVWEDMKEEILQMRNGKEDGSALFEMSQQHFEIADGMVLSAELDSDGKLKRFAILYFISLAVSVAIFAVLNRKSHRDLEKSKDTDNLTGILNRKGFEKAADALLNRKSEREYTIVEFDVDNFKSVNNARGYVFGDHLLQALASALSRHYLDEQLCARIDADDFVLLSRHSDTVVDEILKVLNKVLEEQLPIEAFGRVTFSVGAYHIEQKGEAVKNIMDKANIAHKTAKAGGISQIVWYDQKLLNRLKLENYLNDHKYKAMTNGQFRLYLQPKVDLVSGRISGAESLVRLELPDYGTLYPDSFIPFYEKIGFIAELDFYMLNRTCEYLQRHLGKGLPPLTISVNFSRVTFYHRTFYDTFLEIADRYQIPYGCIEIEVTESFFSEVDDSVIQLLSRLKDMGFLISMDDFGSGYSSLNMLSKLPIQIIKLDREFLKEMERNDSVKGVITWAVSLAHVLKTKIICEGVELPEQVDFLQNIGCDYGQGYYWSKPIPQEEFALRLKAENGCLQFERDKKHIVL, encoded by the coding sequence ATGAAAAAGAAAAAGGAATTTCTTATATATACGGCCATGTGGATCATCGCAATATTGGTCCTGCTGATTCCGCTGTGTCAGAATATTGGTGACGCGCGCATTATCAATTATAGCGGAATTGTTCGGGGGGCCACACAGAAGCTGGTTAAAGAAGAGCTGAATGGAATACCGGATGATGATTTGATCTTACGGCTGGATCATATTATTTATAGTCTGCAGACAGGGAAGGGAGAATATGACTTGTCGAGGACTTCGAATAAAGATTATCAGCAAAGGCTTGGCGAACTGAAATCCGTATGGGAAGATATGAAAGAAGAAATTCTTCAGATGCGGAATGGAAAAGAAGATGGGAGCGCTCTCTTTGAGATGAGTCAGCAGCATTTTGAGATTGCGGATGGAATGGTGCTCAGCGCGGAGCTGGATTCGGACGGCAAGCTCAAACGGTTCGCGATATTATATTTTATCAGCCTCGCCGTTTCTGTTGCGATATTTGCAGTATTGAACCGGAAAAGCCACCGGGATCTGGAAAAAAGCAAGGATACAGATAATTTGACGGGCATCTTGAATCGAAAAGGTTTTGAGAAAGCGGCAGACGCCCTTTTGAACCGAAAGAGTGAGAGAGAATACACGATTGTGGAATTTGATGTGGATAATTTCAAATCAGTCAACAATGCTCGAGGTTATGTGTTCGGCGACCATCTGCTGCAGGCACTGGCGTCTGCACTTTCCAGACATTATTTGGATGAACAGCTTTGTGCCCGTATTGATGCTGATGATTTTGTACTTCTGTCCCGTCATTCAGACACAGTGGTCGATGAGATATTAAAGGTTTTAAATAAAGTGCTGGAAGAGCAGCTTCCGATCGAGGCCTTTGGCCGAGTGACGTTTTCTGTTGGAGCATATCATATCGAACAGAAGGGTGAGGCTGTCAAAAATATTATGGATAAAGCAAACATCGCCCATAAGACGGCGAAGGCCGGAGGGATATCTCAGATTGTATGGTATGACCAAAAACTACTGAATAGGCTGAAGCTGGAAAATTATTTGAATGACCATAAATATAAAGCGATGACTAACGGGCAGTTTAGGCTTTATCTGCAGCCTAAAGTGGACTTGGTCAGCGGGAGGATAAGCGGCGCTGAGTCTCTTGTACGTCTGGAGCTGCCGGACTATGGAACTTTATATCCGGATTCTTTTATCCCGTTTTATGAAAAAATCGGTTTTATAGCAGAGCTGGATTTCTATATGTTGAACAGAACCTGTGAATATTTGCAGCGTCATTTGGGGAAAGGGCTGCCTCCGCTTACGATATCTGTGAATTTTTCCCGTGTTACGTTTTACCACCGGACTTTTTATGATACCTTTTTGGAAATCGCTGACCGTTACCAGATTCCATACGGGTGTATTGAAATTGAAGTCACAGAGAGTTTTTTCAGCGAGGTAGATGATTCTGTCATTCAGCTTTTGAGCCGGCTTAAAGATATGGGGTTTCTTATTTCCATGGATGACTTCGGTTCTGGCTATTCCAGCTTAAATATGCTGAGCAAGCTGCCGATTCAAATCATTAAGCTGGACAGAGAATTCCTGAAGGAAATGGAGCGTAACGACAGTGTGAAAGGAGTGATCACATGGGCCGTCAGTCTGGCTCATGTTCTGAAAACTAAAATTATCTGTGAAGGTGTAGAATTGCCGGAGCAGGTGGACTTTTTGCAGAATATTGGCTGTGATTATGGACAGGGATATTATTGGTCCAAACCGATTCCACAGGAGGAATTTGCCTTGAGATTAAAAGCAGAAAACGGCTGTCTGCAGTTTGAAAGGGATAAAAAACATATAGTTTTGTGA
- a CDS encoding 4Fe-4S dicluster domain-containing protein has protein sequence MRGVYTSVVEIRQKIFTEVARMAYEGGDYSRIINLPYKIIPGEVATYRESVFLERAIVEERLRLAIGLPLRDMTEHAPVSRGIEESAIAEKYYDPPLINIIKFACHSCPENEVRVSDACQGCLAHPCKEVCPKDAISIVAGRSVIDPEKCIQCGRCVNTCPYGAIIKMERPCAKACGVDAIGSDELGRAAIDYDKCVSCGMCLVSCPFGAIADKGQIFQTIHAIKNGIPVYAAVAPAFVGQFGKDLPSDKIKKAFKELGFADVVEVAVGADLCTIEEARDFLEEVPEKQPFMATSCCPAWYSMAHKLFPDLAPYISMALTPMVLTGRLIKREHPGCKVVFIGPCSAKKLEASRTEIRSDIDFVLTFEEVMGMFKAKDIDFSELTADEDLSAASADGRGFAVSGGVAKAVVNCIKKMKPNREVKVANAEGLGACRELLTEARKGVYDGYLLEGMACPGGCVGGAGIMQSPTKSKGQVMLSMKKAGYRNALDSNYKSYLAELEEGDLRAPAR, from the coding sequence ATGCGGGGAGTTTACACAAGCGTAGTAGAAATCAGACAAAAGATATTTACAGAGGTGGCCAGGATGGCGTATGAGGGGGGAGACTATTCCCGGATTATCAATCTCCCGTATAAGATCATACCGGGTGAAGTGGCCACTTACCGGGAGAGCGTATTTTTGGAAAGGGCGATCGTAGAAGAGCGCCTCCGTTTGGCTATCGGCCTTCCGCTCCGGGATATGACGGAGCATGCTCCGGTGTCAAGAGGCATCGAGGAAAGCGCGATCGCGGAAAAGTATTACGATCCGCCTCTTATTAATATCATAAAGTTCGCCTGCCATTCCTGCCCGGAAAATGAGGTGCGGGTATCGGATGCCTGCCAGGGGTGCCTGGCCCATCCGTGTAAAGAGGTTTGCCCGAAGGATGCGATCTCCATCGTGGCGGGCCGCTCGGTGATCGATCCGGAAAAATGTATCCAATGCGGCAGATGCGTCAATACCTGTCCATATGGGGCGATCATTAAAATGGAACGGCCTTGTGCCAAAGCCTGCGGCGTGGATGCGATAGGATCCGATGAGCTTGGACGGGCTGCCATTGACTACGACAAGTGTGTATCCTGCGGGATGTGCTTGGTGAGCTGCCCCTTTGGCGCCATTGCGGATAAGGGACAGATTTTCCAGACCATACATGCCATAAAGAACGGGATTCCCGTTTATGCGGCGGTAGCTCCGGCTTTTGTCGGACAGTTTGGCAAGGACCTTCCTTCGGATAAGATAAAAAAGGCGTTTAAGGAGCTGGGATTCGCAGACGTGGTGGAAGTTGCGGTAGGAGCGGATCTGTGTACCATTGAAGAAGCGAGGGATTTCCTGGAGGAGGTGCCGGAGAAGCAGCCTTTTATGGCCACTTCCTGCTGCCCCGCCTGGTATTCCATGGCCCATAAGCTGTTCCCTGATCTGGCTCCGTATATTTCCATGGCGCTCACGCCGATGGTGCTGACGGGCCGTTTGATCAAGAGAGAGCATCCCGGATGTAAAGTGGTCTTTATCGGACCGTGTTCAGCGAAGAAGCTGGAGGCCAGCAGGACGGAAATCCGGAGTGATATTGATTTTGTGCTCACCTTTGAAGAAGTCATGGGCATGTTTAAGGCAAAAGATATTGACTTCTCTGAGCTGACTGCCGATGAGGATCTGTCGGCCGCCAGCGCAGACGGACGGGGATTTGCCGTGAGTGGCGGAGTGGCGAAAGCCGTGGTGAACTGCATCAAGAAGATGAAGCCGAACAGAGAAGTGAAGGTGGCCAACGCGGAAGGACTCGGCGCATGCCGGGAGCTTCTTACGGAAGCGCGGAAAGGCGTCTATGACGGGTACCTTTTGGAAGGAATGGCCTGTCCCGGAGGGTGTGTGGGAGGCGCCGGTATTATGCAGAGCCCTACGAAATCCAAAGGACAGGTAATGCTCAGCATGAAGAAAGCCGGATACCGAAACGCCCTGGACAGCAATTACAAAAGTTATCTGGCGGAATTGGAGGAAGGAGATTTGAGAGCTCCCGCCCGTTAG
- a CDS encoding SDR family oxidoreductase — MEKTAKELSELTGRNVIAIKTDCTVKEEVDAMIKEVVAELGGLHFCHNNAGVCINAPAEEMTYEQWHKVIDVNLNGVFLTDIAAGKYMLEHGGGSIINTASMSAHIVNVPQPQSAYNASKAAVIQLTKSLAVEWAKRGVRVNSISPGYIGTELTLNSPVLIPLIEQWNQMTPLGRMGRPEELESICVYLAGDTSSFTTGSDFIIDGAFTCF, encoded by the coding sequence ATGGAAAAAACGGCAAAGGAACTTTCTGAGCTTACGGGAAGAAACGTCATTGCCATAAAGACAGATTGTACCGTAAAAGAAGAAGTGGACGCGATGATCAAAGAAGTCGTGGCGGAGCTTGGCGGTCTTCATTTCTGTCACAATAATGCCGGCGTCTGCATCAATGCACCGGCAGAGGAGATGACATATGAGCAGTGGCATAAAGTCATCGATGTAAATTTGAACGGCGTTTTCCTGACGGATATCGCAGCGGGAAAATATATGCTGGAGCACGGCGGCGGTTCTATTATCAATACAGCTTCCATGTCGGCGCATATTGTAAACGTGCCGCAGCCTCAGAGTGCTTACAATGCGTCGAAAGCGGCTGTGATCCAACTGACGAAATCTCTTGCCGTTGAATGGGCGAAAAGGGGCGTGCGGGTAAATTCCATCAGCCCCGGATATATCGGCACGGAGCTGACTCTGAATTCGCCTGTGCTGATCCCGCTAATAGAACAATGGAATCAGATGACTCCTCTCGGACGGATGGGAAGGCCGGAGGAACTGGAATCCATCTGTGTATATCTGGCAGGAGATACCAGCAGCTTTACTACAGGTTCGGACTTTATCATTGACGGAGCCTTTACTTGTTTTTAA
- a CDS encoding sugar phosphate isomerase family — translation MRAVVTLTPSESKRLIAKAVVRMPEVRKAWENAYLLLSDGTTNAFIAQELLQDRSISPSNSTVGLCTDGLLCVTRPSKRQPFPSVFYKGEVKNGRSFAEALSDYHKDTVVIKGANALDPNGFVGIVTTGFDGGTIPKIIGPVTSKGITMITPVGLEKLVPSVPAAAKALGGAGKIDISMGADGGMYCLTNTSVITEIEAIRLLFGAEAVLVACGGVGGNEGAVVLAVDGSGEQIPAMVEFLEQEVKGEPAINGNRGDCELCRYRSCRYCGRKEEELPEWMRGRRGE, via the coding sequence ATGAGAGCAGTTGTGACCCTCACGCCCAGCGAATCGAAACGATTGATCGCAAAGGCAGTCGTAAGGATGCCGGAGGTCAGAAAAGCCTGGGAGAATGCCTATCTCCTTCTTTCGGACGGAACAACAAATGCTTTTATTGCTCAGGAGCTTTTGCAGGATAGGAGTATTTCACCTTCAAACAGCACGGTCGGGCTTTGTACCGACGGTCTGCTTTGTGTGACGAGGCCATCTAAAAGGCAGCCGTTCCCCAGTGTGTTTTATAAAGGAGAAGTGAAGAACGGCCGCTCTTTTGCGGAGGCACTTTCAGACTATCATAAAGATACGGTCGTGATTAAAGGAGCCAATGCGTTGGATCCCAATGGATTTGTCGGCATTGTGACGACCGGATTTGACGGCGGAACGATTCCGAAAATCATAGGACCTGTGACTTCCAAGGGGATTACGATGATCACTCCCGTTGGGCTGGAGAAGCTGGTACCATCCGTACCGGCGGCTGCAAAAGCGCTGGGTGGAGCCGGTAAAATTGATATTTCCATGGGCGCGGACGGAGGAATGTACTGTCTGACCAATACTTCTGTAATCACCGAGATCGAAGCGATCCGTCTTTTGTTTGGCGCGGAGGCAGTATTAGTTGCCTGCGGAGGGGTAGGAGGAAATGAAGGGGCGGTTGTGCTGGCGGTTGACGGCTCGGGAGAACAGATTCCGGCCATGGTGGAATTTTTGGAACAGGAAGTGAAGGGAGAGCCGGCGATCAATGGAAACAGGGGAGATTGCGAGCTTTGTAGATATAGATCCTGCAGATATTGCGGAAGAAAAGAAGAAGAGCTTCCGGAGTGGATGAGGGGAAGGAGAGGAGAATAA
- a CDS encoding 4Fe-4S dicluster domain-containing protein, producing MPEKIKLDGCVNCRACEMACSLHHTGKFGYKYSSISIGLAGDGVGVCFKEPFTCDTCEGEGENNFQCVKYCYRAKDALRVFIAAQGKGISAV from the coding sequence GTGCCTGAGAAAATAAAATTGGATGGATGTGTCAACTGCAGAGCATGCGAAATGGCGTGCAGCCTGCATCATACAGGAAAATTTGGTTATAAATATTCAAGTATTTCCATCGGACTTGCAGGAGACGGCGTGGGCGTTTGCTTCAAGGAGCCTTTCACCTGTGACACCTGCGAGGGCGAGGGAGAAAATAATTTCCAGTGTGTGAAATACTGTTATCGCGCGAAGGATGCGCTTCGGGTATTTATCGCAGCACAGGGAAAGGGGATATCAGCCGTATGA
- a CDS encoding aldehyde ferredoxin oxidoreductase family protein: MMGTILRVNLSTGHISTESAEPYREWIGGLGVAEKLLYDEVKPWVTPYDPANRFIVCTGALSGTFCPGTGRIMTVTKSPVTMGIASGNAGGSFGANLRYAGYEYIVVEGRSVRPVYLYIKDGKAEIKSADAVTGYDVDRSVDWLEETHGTEISTMCIGTAGEQVVRFACVTVDRHRIIGKCGFGAVMGSKNLKAIVADGSEGSVSVDDVMGFKRKVDEIYGRFDGNEAYKNLMSYGTLCCVPSKYRVGGFSYRHGQDLHISKDMLDAYDPAGICGKYTLRQTSCRGCLVGCQNRHRIPDGPYAGLEMEGTPFNSILNFGTKLDIADYGFCIQATWLCNNLGMDMDVIAEILGWVMECYEKGLITLEQLDGLELHFGNQEAALTLIKKIAGREGVGSILAEGVARASTIFSGETSYYGMHVKGNELFELVRPLIGYGLGALTSTRGGSHVLGSPVCEAGIFNEEEKEAALRKFKVHTFNDPLAYEGKPELVMYYEDISRACGCLGLCLMVSDWQQIQMMDMEDLSDFLRLAAGMELTPEEFKIRMQAILNLEKMFNFCHAGYTREDDRPRERLFREPVKSGPVKGRALEREKWEKMMDHYYEIHGWDRETGLPTAKTLTDCGLAELIPDLRRPAQAPGRAYCQEEPVPGEG; encoded by the coding sequence ATGATGGGAACGATCTTAAGAGTGAATTTAAGCACCGGCCATATATCGACAGAAAGCGCGGAGCCGTATCGAGAATGGATCGGCGGTCTCGGCGTGGCTGAAAAGCTCCTGTATGATGAGGTGAAGCCTTGGGTAACTCCCTATGACCCGGCCAACCGTTTTATTGTTTGTACAGGAGCTTTGAGCGGAACGTTCTGTCCCGGAACGGGCCGTATTATGACAGTTACAAAATCTCCTGTAACGATGGGGATCGCTTCCGGAAACGCGGGCGGTTCTTTCGGCGCCAATCTGCGATATGCGGGATATGAATATATTGTAGTGGAAGGCCGTTCCGTAAGACCGGTATATTTATATATCAAAGACGGAAAGGCGGAGATTAAGAGCGCGGACGCCGTCACCGGATATGACGTGGATAGATCCGTGGACTGGCTGGAGGAGACCCATGGAACGGAAATCAGCACTATGTGTATCGGAACGGCGGGAGAACAGGTGGTCCGTTTTGCCTGCGTGACGGTTGACCGGCACCGGATCATCGGAAAATGCGGTTTTGGTGCGGTCATGGGCTCCAAGAATTTAAAGGCCATCGTTGCGGACGGTTCAGAGGGTTCGGTATCGGTGGACGACGTCATGGGTTTTAAACGGAAGGTGGATGAGATCTATGGACGATTTGATGGAAACGAGGCATATAAAAATCTGATGAGCTACGGTACTCTCTGCTGTGTACCCAGCAAATACAGAGTAGGCGGTTTCAGCTATCGCCATGGACAGGATCTCCACATTTCCAAAGATATGCTGGACGCGTATGATCCTGCCGGAATTTGCGGAAAATATACCTTGAGACAGACCTCATGCCGCGGCTGCCTTGTGGGGTGCCAGAACAGACACAGGATTCCGGACGGTCCTTATGCGGGGCTGGAAATGGAAGGCACGCCTTTTAATTCCATCTTAAATTTCGGAACAAAGCTGGACATTGCTGATTACGGCTTTTGTATTCAGGCCACATGGCTGTGCAATAATCTGGGCATGGATATGGATGTGATCGCTGAAATTCTCGGATGGGTTATGGAATGTTATGAAAAGGGCCTGATTACGTTAGAACAGCTTGACGGATTAGAACTTCATTTCGGCAATCAGGAAGCGGCTCTCACGTTGATCAAAAAAATAGCGGGCCGGGAAGGCGTCGGCTCGATCCTCGCAGAAGGCGTGGCAAGGGCCAGTACGATATTTTCCGGTGAAACATCCTATTACGGTATGCACGTTAAGGGGAATGAGCTGTTTGAGCTTGTGCGTCCATTGATTGGTTATGGTCTCGGCGCGCTGACATCTACCCGCGGGGGAAGTCATGTTCTTGGTTCACCTGTCTGTGAAGCGGGGATCTTCAACGAGGAGGAGAAAGAAGCTGCGCTTCGAAAGTTCAAAGTACATACCTTTAATGATCCTTTAGCTTATGAAGGAAAGCCGGAGCTTGTGATGTATTATGAAGATATCTCCAGAGCCTGCGGCTGTCTTGGCCTTTGCCTGATGGTCAGCGACTGGCAGCAGATCCAGATGATGGATATGGAAGACCTCAGCGATTTTCTGCGGCTGGCAGCAGGCATGGAACTGACGCCTGAAGAATTCAAGATTCGAATGCAGGCAATTTTAAATCTGGAAAAGATGTTCAATTTTTGTCATGCAGGCTATACCAGAGAAGACGACAGACCAAGAGAAAGGCTTTTCAGGGAACCGGTGAAGTCAGGACCGGTAAAGGGGCGTGCTCTTGAGCGTGAAAAGTGGGAGAAGATGATGGATCATTATTATGAGATCCACGGATGGGACAGGGAGACCGGACTTCCCACTGCTAAAACCCTTACAGACTGCGGACTTGCCGAGCTGATACCTGATCTTCGAAGACCGGCGCAGGCGCCCGGGCGGGCTTATTGTCAGGAGGAGCCTGTTCCGGGAGAAGGTTAA
- a CDS encoding Gfo/Idh/MocA family protein, whose amino-acid sequence MRKIKWGVLGTAGIARGQTIPGMRLADNCELYAVAGRNLDKAKDFQKEFGFEKAYGSYEELLADGQVEAVYIPLPNTLHKEWTIRALKAKKHVLCEKPLAPCEAEAKEMIEAAEKNGVFLMEAFAYLHSPIVRVVKTEVEQGSIGKIRYMETAFITSDYKLSNIRMRKETNGGALYDLGCYNVSQILWIFDEEPEKVMAVGDFSDQGIDVCTSGIVTFGSGARAAFTCGMLLETEADKRIDRLQIHGTKGYIRSEAKFNQQGKLSYTICTDGKEVTKEVFAPQNYSLEVAQLGRCITEGEAPHVSKEFTLNLARTMDRLLEAIGYESAQRKIRGR is encoded by the coding sequence ATGAGAAAAATAAAGTGGGGAGTACTTGGAACGGCGGGAATCGCAAGAGGGCAGACCATCCCCGGTATGCGGCTGGCAGATAATTGTGAGCTTTATGCGGTTGCCGGACGAAATTTGGATAAAGCAAAGGACTTCCAAAAGGAGTTTGGATTTGAAAAGGCTTATGGGAGCTATGAAGAGCTTTTGGCAGACGGACAAGTGGAAGCTGTTTATATTCCCCTTCCTAATACTCTGCATAAAGAATGGACCATCAGGGCGCTGAAAGCAAAGAAGCATGTACTTTGCGAAAAGCCTCTGGCGCCTTGTGAAGCAGAGGCAAAGGAAATGATCGAGGCGGCTGAAAAGAACGGTGTGTTTTTAATGGAGGCGTTTGCGTATCTCCACAGTCCTATTGTACGGGTTGTGAAAACAGAGGTGGAACAGGGTTCCATCGGTAAGATTCGTTATATGGAAACGGCTTTTATCACATCTGATTATAAACTCAGTAATATCCGTATGCGAAAAGAGACAAACGGAGGCGCCTTGTATGACCTTGGATGCTATAACGTCAGCCAGATTCTCTGGATCTTTGATGAGGAACCCGAGAAGGTCATGGCTGTCGGTGACTTTTCCGATCAGGGAATTGATGTATGCACTTCAGGCATCGTGACCTTTGGAAGCGGCGCCAGAGCGGCCTTCACTTGTGGAATGCTGCTGGAAACAGAAGCAGATAAGCGGATTGACCGACTGCAGATTCACGGAACAAAAGGCTATATCCGCTCGGAGGCCAAATTCAATCAGCAGGGTAAATTAAGCTACACGATCTGTACAGATGGAAAAGAAGTGACAAAGGAAGTTTTTGCACCTCAGAATTACAGTCTGGAAGTGGCGCAGCTGGGACGCTGCATAACAGAGGGAGAAGCTCCCCATGTGTCCAAGGAATTTACATTGAATCTGGCGCGGACCATGGACAGACTTTTGGAAGCGATCGGCTATGAATCAGCCCAAAGGAAGATAAGAGGAAGATAA